The Gopherus evgoodei ecotype Sinaloan lineage chromosome 8, rGopEvg1_v1.p, whole genome shotgun sequence genome includes a region encoding these proteins:
- the RPL26L1 gene encoding 60S ribosomal protein L26-like 1, translated as MKFNPFVTSDRSKNRKRHFNAPSHIRRKIMSSPLSKELRQKYNVRSMPIRKDDEVQVVRGHYKGQQIGKVVQVYRKKYVIYIERVQREKANGTTVHVGIHPSKVVITRLKLDKDRKKILERKAKSRQVGKEKGKYKEETIEKMQE; from the exons ATGAAGTTCAATCCTTTTGTGACCTCGGACCGCAGCAAGAACCGCAAGAGGCACTTCAATGCACCTTCTCACATTCGCAGGAAGATCATGTCTTCTCCCCTTTCCAAGGAGCTAAGGCAGAAATACAATGTCCGCTCTATGCCTATCCGAAAAGATGACGAAGTCCAG gttgTCCGGGGACATTATAAAGGCCAGCAAATCGGCAAGGTAGTCCAGGTATACAGAAAAAAATACGTTATCTACATTGAACGCGTACAGCGTGAGAAGGCCAACGGCACAACAGTCCATGTTGGAATCCATCCTAGCAAG GTGGTGATCACTAGGCTAAAACTGGACAAGGATCGCAAAAAGATCTTGGAACGCAAAGCAAAGTCTCGCCAGGTTGGCAAGGAGAAGGGCAAATACAAGGAAGAAACCATTGAAAAGATGCAAGAATAG